One part of the Streptomyces sp. NBC_00286 genome encodes these proteins:
- a CDS encoding P-II family nitrogen regulator translates to MKLITAVVKPHRLDEIKEALQAFGVHGLTVTEASGYGRQRGHTEVYRGAEYTVDLVPKIRIEVLAEDDDAEQLVDVIVKAARTGKIGDGKVWSIPVETAVRVRTGERGPDAL, encoded by the coding sequence ATGAAGCTCATCACCGCAGTCGTCAAGCCCCACCGGCTCGACGAGATCAAGGAAGCCCTCCAGGCCTTCGGAGTGCACGGCCTGACGGTCACCGAGGCCAGCGGTTACGGTCGTCAGCGGGGACACACCGAGGTCTACCGCGGTGCCGAGTACACCGTCGACCTGGTCCCCAAGATCCGTATCGAGGTGCTGGCCGAGGACGACGACGCCGAACAGCTGGTCGACGTCATCGTCAAGGCGGCCCGTACCGGCAAGATCGGGGACGGCAAGGTCTGGTCCATCCCGGTCGAGACGGCGGTCCGGGTCCGGACCGGCGAGCGCGGACCCGACGCGCTGTAA
- a CDS encoding [protein-PII] uridylyltransferase encodes MTSTDVRTEAEDSGPSGYAAARLRLLQEGARSGPPRRAALAELTDDWLTGLFDAGAEGLRGVSLVAVGGYGRGELSPRSDLDLLLLHDGSADADAVAALADRIWYPVWDLGLALDHSVRTPAEARKTAGDDLKVQLGLLDARHLAGDLGLTAGLRTAVLADWRNQAPKRLPELQELCAERAERQGELQYLLEPDLKEARGGLRDATALRAVAASWLADAPREGLADARKRILDVRDALHLATGRATDRLSLQEQDQVAAELGLLDADTLLRQVYEAARVISYASDVTWREVGRVLKSRAVRPRLRKMARERSDFLRRAVVGDGRALGGGKPAPERSPLAEGVVEQDGEVVLARAARPDRDLVLPLRAAAAAAQSGLPLSLHAVRRMAAAARPLPTPWPAEAREQLVTLLGSGRPTVDVWEALEAEGLITQLLPDWERVRCRPQRNAVHIWTVDRHLIETAVQASELTRRVGRPDLLLVSALLHDIGKGWPGDHSVAGEIIARDVAARIGFDRDDVAVLSTLVRHHLLLIDTATRRDLEDPATVRSVADAVGSQGTLELLHALTEADALATGPAAWSSWRASLVADLVKRVSAVLAGDAPEEPESAAPTAEQERLAIEAFRTGSPVLSLRAQTEPPAEDPSGEPEPLGVELLIAVPDQPGVLPAVAGVLAMHRLTVRTAELRALDLPDSVQDSEGSPGSDGSVLLLDWRVAAEYGSLPQAARLRADLVRALDGSLDIAGRLAERDAAYPRRRGIIAPPPRVTVASVGSRRATVIEVRAHDAPGLLHRIGRALEDANVRVRSAHVSTLGANAVDAFYVTGPEGAPLPGEEAASVARSLEETLRE; translated from the coding sequence GTGACGAGTACGGACGTACGTACGGAAGCAGAGGACTCGGGACCCAGCGGCTATGCGGCGGCCCGGCTGCGCCTCCTCCAGGAGGGGGCGCGGTCCGGGCCGCCGCGCCGTGCGGCCCTCGCGGAACTGACCGACGACTGGCTCACCGGTCTGTTCGACGCCGGAGCCGAAGGGCTGCGCGGCGTCTCCCTCGTGGCCGTCGGCGGCTACGGCCGCGGTGAGCTGTCCCCGCGCAGCGACCTCGACCTGCTGCTCCTGCACGACGGCAGCGCCGACGCTGACGCGGTCGCCGCCCTCGCGGACCGCATCTGGTACCCGGTGTGGGACCTCGGCCTCGCCCTCGACCACTCCGTCCGTACGCCCGCCGAGGCGCGCAAGACCGCGGGCGACGACCTGAAGGTCCAGCTCGGATTGCTCGACGCCCGCCATCTCGCCGGCGACCTCGGCCTGACCGCCGGACTGCGTACGGCCGTCCTCGCCGACTGGCGCAACCAGGCGCCCAAACGCCTGCCCGAACTCCAGGAACTGTGCGCCGAACGGGCCGAGCGCCAGGGCGAGTTGCAGTACCTCCTCGAACCCGACCTCAAGGAAGCGCGCGGCGGCCTCCGCGACGCCACCGCCCTGCGCGCCGTCGCCGCCTCCTGGCTCGCGGACGCCCCGCGCGAGGGCCTCGCCGACGCCCGCAAGCGGATACTCGACGTCCGCGACGCCCTGCACCTCGCCACCGGCCGTGCCACCGACCGGCTCTCGCTCCAGGAGCAGGACCAGGTCGCCGCCGAGCTCGGCCTGCTGGACGCCGACACCCTGCTGCGCCAGGTGTACGAGGCCGCCCGCGTCATCTCGTACGCCAGTGACGTCACTTGGCGTGAAGTGGGGCGCGTACTCAAGTCACGCGCTGTACGCCCGCGCCTGCGCAAAATGGCAAGGGAGCGTAGCGACTTCCTTAGAAGGGCGGTGGTGGGCGACGGGAGGGCGCTGGGCGGCGGCAAGCCCGCCCCCGAGCGGTCCCCGCTCGCAGAGGGCGTCGTCGAGCAGGACGGCGAAGTCGTCCTCGCCCGCGCCGCACGCCCCGACCGCGACCTCGTGCTGCCGCTGCGCGCCGCCGCCGCGGCCGCCCAGTCCGGACTGCCGCTCTCGCTGCACGCCGTCCGCCGGATGGCCGCCGCGGCCCGCCCGCTCCCCACGCCCTGGCCCGCCGAGGCCCGCGAACAGCTCGTCACGCTGCTCGGCTCCGGGCGCCCCACCGTCGACGTCTGGGAGGCGCTGGAGGCAGAGGGCCTGATCACCCAGCTGCTGCCCGACTGGGAACGCGTACGCTGCCGCCCGCAGCGCAACGCCGTGCACATCTGGACCGTCGACCGGCACCTCATCGAGACCGCGGTGCAGGCCTCCGAGCTGACCCGCCGCGTCGGCCGCCCCGACCTCCTCCTGGTCTCCGCGCTGCTGCACGACATCGGCAAGGGCTGGCCCGGCGACCACTCCGTCGCCGGCGAGATCATCGCGCGCGACGTGGCCGCCCGGATCGGCTTCGACCGCGATGACGTGGCCGTGCTCTCCACCCTGGTACGCCACCACCTGCTGCTCATCGACACGGCTACCCGGCGCGACCTCGAAGACCCGGCCACCGTGCGCTCGGTCGCCGACGCGGTCGGCTCACAGGGCACGCTGGAACTGCTGCACGCCCTCACCGAGGCGGACGCGCTGGCCACCGGACCCGCCGCCTGGTCCTCGTGGCGCGCGTCCCTGGTGGCCGACCTGGTCAAACGCGTCTCGGCCGTACTCGCCGGGGACGCCCCCGAGGAGCCGGAGAGCGCCGCGCCCACCGCCGAGCAGGAGCGGCTCGCCATCGAGGCGTTCCGCACCGGCAGCCCCGTACTCTCCCTGCGCGCCCAGACCGAACCGCCGGCCGAGGACCCCTCGGGCGAGCCCGAACCCCTCGGCGTGGAGCTGCTCATCGCGGTTCCGGACCAGCCCGGGGTGCTGCCCGCCGTGGCCGGAGTACTCGCGATGCACCGGCTCACCGTGCGTACGGCGGAACTGCGGGCGCTGGATCTGCCGGACTCCGTCCAGGACTCCGAGGGTTCCCCGGGTTCCGACGGCTCTGTACTGCTCCTCGACTGGCGCGTCGCCGCCGAGTACGGCTCGCTCCCGCAGGCCGCCCGGCTCCGCGCCGACCTCGTCCGCGCCCTCGACGGCTCCCTGGACATCGCGGGGCGGCTGGCCGAGCGGGACGCCGCGTATCCCCGCCGCCGGGGCATCATCGCGCCACCGCCGCGGGTGACGGTCGCCTCGGTCGGATCGCGGCGGGCCACGGTGATCGAGGTACGGGCGCATGACGCGCCTGGGCTGCTGCACCGCATCGGGCGAGCCCTGGAGGACGCGAACGTCCGCGTGCGCAGCGCCCACGTCAGCACCCTGGGCGCGAACGCCGTGGACGCCTTCTACGTGACGGGTCCCGAGGGGGCACCCTTGCCGGGCGAGGAGGCGGCTTCGGTGGCTCGCTCGCTGGAGGAGACGTTGCGGGAGTGA
- a CDS encoding ammonium transporter, whose protein sequence is MAPAITLAADAPTLSAANTGFMLICSALVMLMTPGLAFFYGGMVRVKSTLNMLMMSFISLGIVTILWVLYGFSMAFGTDSGSIIGWSSDYVGLSGIGLTQLWDGYTIPIYVFAVFQLMFAIITPALISGALADRVKFTAWALFVALWATVVYFPVAHWVWGAGGWAFELGVIDFAGGTAVHINAGAAALGVILVIGKRVGFKKDPMRPHSLPLVMLGAGLLWFGWFGFNAGSWLGNDDGVGALMFINTQVATAAAVLAWLAYEKIRHGAFTTLGAASGAVAGLVAITPAGGAVSPLGAIAVGAIAGVLCAMAVGLKYKLGYDDSLDVVGVHLVGGVAGSLLIGFFATGGGQSDVAGLFYGGGLDQFWKQCAGVFAVLAYSLVASAILAFLIDKTIGMRVSEDDEVAGIDQVEHAETAYDFSGAGGGSARSTAPAPAPTESKKVDA, encoded by the coding sequence ATGGCACCAGCCATCACCCTGGCCGCGGACGCACCCACGCTGTCCGCCGCCAACACCGGGTTCATGCTCATCTGTTCTGCTCTGGTGATGCTCATGACACCGGGCCTGGCCTTCTTCTACGGAGGCATGGTCCGCGTCAAGAGCACCCTCAATATGCTGATGATGAGCTTCATCAGCCTGGGGATCGTCACCATCCTGTGGGTGCTGTACGGCTTCTCCATGGCGTTCGGCACCGACTCCGGCAGCATCATCGGCTGGTCTTCGGACTACGTCGGGCTCAGCGGCATCGGTCTTACGCAGCTCTGGGACGGCTACACCATCCCGATCTACGTCTTCGCCGTCTTCCAGCTGATGTTCGCGATCATCACGCCCGCCCTGATCAGCGGTGCGCTCGCGGACCGTGTGAAGTTCACGGCGTGGGCCCTGTTCGTCGCCCTGTGGGCCACGGTCGTCTACTTCCCGGTCGCGCACTGGGTCTGGGGCGCCGGCGGCTGGGCCTTCGAGCTCGGTGTGATCGACTTCGCCGGTGGTACGGCGGTGCACATCAACGCGGGTGCCGCGGCGCTCGGCGTGATTCTGGTCATCGGCAAGCGCGTCGGCTTCAAGAAGGACCCGATGCGCCCGCACAGCCTGCCGCTGGTCATGCTCGGCGCCGGTCTGCTGTGGTTCGGCTGGTTCGGATTCAACGCCGGCTCCTGGCTCGGCAACGATGACGGCGTCGGCGCGCTGATGTTCATCAACACGCAGGTCGCCACCGCCGCCGCCGTACTCGCCTGGCTCGCCTACGAGAAGATCCGCCACGGCGCGTTCACCACTCTCGGTGCCGCCTCCGGCGCGGTCGCCGGTCTGGTCGCGATCACCCCGGCCGGTGGCGCGGTCTCCCCGCTCGGCGCGATCGCCGTCGGTGCCATCGCCGGTGTGCTGTGCGCCATGGCCGTCGGCCTGAAGTACAAGCTCGGCTACGACGACTCCCTCGACGTCGTCGGCGTCCACCTCGTCGGCGGTGTCGCCGGCTCCCTGCTCATCGGCTTCTTCGCCACCGGCGGCGGCCAGTCCGACGTGGCCGGTCTCTTCTACGGCGGCGGCCTGGACCAGTTCTGGAAGCAGTGCGCCGGTGTCTTCGCGGTCCTCGCCTACTCCCTCGTGGCCTCCGCGATCCTCGCCTTCCTGATCGACAAGACGATCGGGATGCGGGTCAGCGAGGATGACGAGGTCGCGGGCATCGACCAGGTCGAGCACGCCGAGACCGCATACGACTTCAGCGGCGCCGGCGGCGGCTCCGCTCGGAGCACCGCTCCGGCCCCGGCCCCGACGGAGTCCAAGAAGGTGGACGCATGA
- the nsdA gene encoding transcriptional repressor NsdA, producing the protein MGGNGGSGTNATNADKRPNELLGSWFVRSGWSKGELARQVNRRARQLGANHISTDTSRVRRWLDGENPREPIPRILSELFSERFGCVVAVEDLGLRSAHQSPSVSGVDLPWTAPQTVALISEFSRSDLMLARRGFLGTSLALSAGASLIEPMQRWLVPSPANPRQEPEPQSGLRRASRLSKPELDLLETTTVMFRQWDAQCGGGLRRKAVVGQLHEVTDLLQEPQPEATAKRLFKVAAELAELAGWMSYDVGLQPTAQKYFVLALHAAKEAAEKPLGSYILSSMSRQMIHLGRPDDALELIHLAQYGGRDCASPRTQSMLYAMEARAYANMGQPGKCKRAVRMAEDTFVDAEDFDEPEPDWIRFFNEAELHAENSHSYRDLAYVAGRSPTYASLAEPVMRKAVDLFAKDTEHQRSYALNLIGMATVHLLQREPEQGAELTRKALRVAKKVRSERVNTRIRKTVDTAVRDFGDLAEVVDLTEQLALDLPETADAV; encoded by the coding sequence GTGGGCGGCAACGGCGGAAGCGGGACGAACGCCACGAACGCTGACAAGCGCCCCAATGAGCTGCTCGGCTCCTGGTTCGTGCGCAGCGGCTGGTCCAAGGGTGAGCTGGCGCGCCAAGTGAACCGCAGGGCCCGCCAGTTGGGCGCCAATCACATCTCCACGGACACCTCCCGCGTACGCCGCTGGCTGGACGGGGAGAACCCGCGCGAGCCGATCCCGCGCATCCTGTCCGAGCTCTTTTCCGAGCGCTTCGGCTGCGTCGTCGCCGTCGAGGACCTCGGCCTGCGCTCCGCCCACCAGTCACCGTCCGTGTCCGGTGTCGACCTGCCGTGGACCGCCCCGCAGACCGTCGCCCTGATCAGCGAGTTCTCCCGCAGCGACCTCATGCTCGCTCGCCGCGGCTTCCTCGGCACCTCGCTGGCGCTCTCCGCCGGCGCGTCACTGATCGAGCCCATGCAGCGCTGGCTGGTACCCAGCCCCGCGAACCCCCGCCAAGAACCCGAGCCCCAGTCCGGCCTGCGCCGCGCCAGCCGGCTGTCCAAGCCCGAGCTCGATCTGCTGGAGACCACCACGGTCATGTTCCGGCAGTGGGACGCGCAGTGCGGCGGCGGGCTGCGCCGCAAGGCCGTCGTCGGCCAGCTGCACGAGGTGACGGACCTCCTCCAGGAACCCCAGCCCGAGGCCACCGCCAAGCGCCTGTTCAAGGTCGCCGCCGAGCTGGCCGAGCTCGCGGGCTGGATGAGCTACGACGTCGGGCTGCAGCCCACCGCGCAGAAGTACTTCGTCCTCGCCCTGCACGCCGCCAAGGAAGCCGCAGAAAAGCCGCTCGGCTCGTACATCCTGTCCAGCATGAGCCGCCAGATGATCCACCTCGGGCGGCCCGACGACGCCCTGGAACTGATCCATCTCGCACAGTACGGAGGGCGTGACTGCGCGAGCCCTCGTACACAGTCCATGCTGTATGCGATGGAGGCCCGGGCGTACGCCAATATGGGCCAGCCCGGCAAGTGCAAGCGCGCCGTCCGGATGGCCGAGGACACCTTCGTAGACGCCGAGGATTTCGACGAGCCCGAGCCCGACTGGATCCGCTTCTTCAACGAGGCGGAGCTGCACGCCGAGAACTCCCACTCCTACCGCGACCTCGCCTATGTCGCGGGCCGCAGCCCCACGTACGCCTCGCTCGCCGAGCCCGTGATGCGCAAGGCCGTCGACCTCTTCGCGAAGGACACCGAGCACCAGCGTTCGTACGCACTCAACCTCATCGGGATGGCCACGGTGCACCTGCTGCAGCGCGAGCCCGAGCAGGGAGCGGAGCTCACCAGGAAGGCGCTCAGGGTCGCCAAGAAGGTCCGCTCCGAGCGGGTCAACACCCGTATTCGAAAGACCGTCGACACGGCCGTACGCGACTTCGGGGACCTCGCCGAAGTGGTCGATCTGACCGAGCAACTGGCCCTGGACCTGCCCGAGACCGCCGACGCGGTCTGA
- a CDS encoding bifunctional DNA primase/polymerase, which translates to MGFTIGGSRGMREIRPGSRRRGRTPECTTVAEFTGLWGWDVVPGARAAAGSCSCGRADCPAPGAHPLDFAPVIPAGATLDQATEAWADFPGAAMMLPVGRAFDVIEVAEPAGRRALIRLERMGLPLGPVTATPDGRAHFFVAPGTAAELPELLYRMGWDWDDATLDLHGLGPGTYITAPPSDRAGLGPVRWLRSPALDSATKPPAARLLLGTLAYVAHRSRA; encoded by the coding sequence ATGGGCTTCACGATCGGCGGTAGCCGTGGGATGCGCGAGATCAGACCCGGCTCACGTCGCCGCGGCCGTACGCCGGAATGCACCACCGTGGCCGAGTTCACCGGACTGTGGGGCTGGGACGTGGTGCCCGGCGCCCGGGCCGCAGCTGGTTCCTGCTCCTGCGGCCGGGCCGACTGCCCGGCACCCGGCGCGCACCCGCTGGACTTCGCGCCGGTCATCCCGGCCGGTGCCACCCTCGACCAGGCGACCGAGGCCTGGGCCGACTTCCCCGGCGCCGCCATGATGCTCCCGGTGGGGCGCGCCTTCGACGTGATCGAGGTCGCCGAACCCGCCGGACGCCGCGCACTGATCCGCCTCGAACGGATGGGCCTCCCGCTGGGCCCCGTGACGGCGACCCCGGACGGCCGCGCCCACTTCTTCGTCGCCCCCGGCACAGCGGCCGAACTGCCCGAGCTCCTCTACCGCATGGGCTGGGACTGGGACGACGCCACCCTCGACCTGCACGGCCTCGGCCCCGGCACATACATCACGGCCCCGCCCTCCGACCGCGCCGGCCTCGGCCCGGTCCGCTGGCTCCGCTCCCCCGCCCTCGACTCGGCGACGAAGCCGCCCGCCGCTCGCCTGTTACTGGGGACGCTGGCTTACGTGGC